The Homo sapiens chromosome 20, GRCh38.p14 Primary Assembly sequence GGGCATGGTCGCTATCCAGTGCATCTACGCGCTGGTGTGCCTGGTGGGGCTGGTGGGCAACGCCCTGGTCATCTTCGTGATCCTTCGCTACGCCAAGATGAAGACGGCTACCAACATCTACCTGCTCAACCTGGCCGTAGCCGACGAGCTCTTCATGCTGAGCGTGCCCTTCGTGGCCTCGTCGGCCGCCCTGCGCCACTGGCCCTTCGGCTCCGTGCTGTGCCGCGCGGTGCTCAGCGTCGACGGCCTCAACATGTTCACCAGCGTCTTCTGTCTCACCGTGCTCAGCGTGGACCGCTACGTGGCCGTGGTGCACCCTCTGCGCGCGGCGACCTACCGGCGGCCCAGCGTGGCCAAGCTCATCAACCTGGGCGTGTGGCTGGCATCCCTGTTGGTCACTCTCCCCATCGCCATCTTCGCAGACACCAGACCGGCTCGCGGCGGCCAGGCCGTGGCCTGCAACCTGCAGTGGCCACACCCGGCCTGGTCGGCAGTCTTCGTGGTCTACACTTTCCTGCTGGGCTTCCTGCTGCCCGTGCTGGCCATTGGCCTGTGCTACCTGCTCATCGTGGGCAAGATGCGCGCCGTGGCCCTGCGCGCTGGCTGGCAGCAGCGCAGGCGCTCGGAGAAGAAAATCACCAGGCTGGTGCTGATGGTCGTGGTCGTCTTTGTGCTCTGCTGGATGCCTTTCTACGTGGTGCAGCTGCTGAACCTCTTCGTGACCAGCCTTGATGCCACCGTCAACCACGTGTCCCTTATCCTTAGCTATGCCAACAGCTGCGCCAACCCCATTCTCTATGGCTTCCTCTCCGACAACTTCCGCCGATTCTTCCAGCGGGTTCTCTGCCTGCGCTGCTGCCTCCTGGAAGGTGCTGGAGGTGCTGAGGAGGAGCCCCTGGACTACTATGCCACTGCTCTCAAGAGCAAAGGTGGGGCAGGGTGCATGTGCCCCCCACTCCCCTGCCAGCAGGAAGCCCTGCAACCAGAACCCGGCCGCAAGCGCATCCCCCTCACCAGGACCACCACCTTCTGAGGAGCCCTTCCCCTACCCACCCTGCGTGGCCACCTCCCAAGGGGTG is a genomic window containing:
- the SSTR4 gene encoding somatostatin receptor type 4 — protein: MSAPSTLPPGGEEGLGTAWPSAANASSAPAEAEEAVAGPGDARAAGMVAIQCIYALVCLVGLVGNALVIFVILRYAKMKTATNIYLLNLAVADELFMLSVPFVASSAALRHWPFGSVLCRAVLSVDGLNMFTSVFCLTVLSVDRYVAVVHPLRAATYRRPSVAKLINLGVWLASLLVTLPIAIFADTRPARGGQAVACNLQWPHPAWSAVFVVYTFLLGFLLPVLAIGLCYLLIVGKMRAVALRAGWQQRRRSEKKITRLVLMVVVVFVLCWMPFYVVQLLNLFVTSLDATVNHVSLILSYANSCANPILYGFLSDNFRRFFQRVLCLRCCLLEGAGGAEEEPLDYYATALKSKGGAGCMCPPLPCQQEALQPEPGRKRIPLTRTTTF